A genomic segment from Drosophila miranda strain MSH22 chromosome 3, D.miranda_PacBio2.1, whole genome shotgun sequence encodes:
- the LOC108159009 gene encoding uncharacterized protein LOC108159009 has product MSDSKSPNSCVETPTAPEWLSKLENRRELLKRSKLGHESGAGAPCTECKDKCPGLDLHFWRKVCRNCKCRKNQHMCTDDDATGWAQFEILGQIRAKPAYIKIKALASQPVQLEWVPPNAAPDVVTDYMEKLGPAQIPVAGSDAAHRRKQQLEFQVPPHDLDAALCDGLSETEARQLQQYVQKLREQCVGQGIVVRVGNRLTHGYVEHVTPPIQSEAANKTWQYLGLSPVADATLTELLSNPKVTDALSSQANAQPKLLVAFSEPLTDSITQFEENGALHAQTKEKLLGISKPALQSLVTHGVIYDKVLGMLQEKNLNISRDPKLGPIAEFRKEYVNNPQFRAEINTICPPPMTAVTPLKSSPATPFNSPLPLKNPVQARFGAQMRQDTPMRRVKFGGVSTIVYDCGLPANIDYERDPVFAQIIQAEPLKQALLEARAGRPPPPVIIASSKAAVESLSQLRGLSPTTKGQLQQVGVDRNMLHSAVANGPYYDRLFRTLQDKGIEHDKCQLLQPIKQVHDWLLNDEQLLDDIDKVFADMANASRDIAYAKPYGELPTSQSSDSGFHSKPSTPGYGSDDLTPGQGKFTTIPGIEDMNMYPNCAGMPEQFQQLRLQGTEPTAREPVPTINCGDCSQPIGCGEVAVKAERAGKEIAWHPGCFKCHTCRELLADLVYFFHQGQVYCGRDLAIKLKIPRCKACDELIFTKEYTAAEGATYHIKHFCCYQCDEPLAGQQYIPDEKSNMPLCLQCYDKFFAVNCRQCQLPIGPADQGVAWGDIHWHGQCFVCAGVQCSKSLIGGRFCVKQDLPFCSPTCVRSRIP; this is encoded by the exons ATGTCCGATTCTAAGAGCCCCAACTCGTGCGTGGAAACACCCACAGCACCAGAATGGCTGTCGAAGTTGGAAAACCGTCGCGAACTCTTGAAGCGTTCAAAGCTGGGCCATGAGTCGGGGGCCGGAGCACCCTGCACCGAGTGCAAAGACAAATGTCCGGGCCTGGATCTTCACTTCTGGCGAAAGGTCTGCCGCAACTGCAAGTGTCGCAAGAATCAACACATGTGCACGGATGATGACGCCACCGGGTGGGCACAGTTCGAGATTCTTGGCCAGATAAGGGCGAAGCCAGCAT ATATAAAAATCAAGGCCCTGGCCAGCCAGCCGGTGCAACTGGAGTGGGTTCCCCCGAATGCGGCTCCCGATGTGGTGACGGATTACATGGAGAAACTGGGTCCTGCCCAGATACCCGTGGCTGGCAGCGATGCGGCCCACCGGCGGAAGCAGCAATTGGAGTTCCAGGTCCCTCCGCACGATCTGGATGCAGCTCTTTGCGATGGTCTGTCCGAAACAGAAGCCCGCCAGCTGCAGCAGTATGTGCAGAAGCTGCGCGAGCAATGCGTGGGCCAGGGAATTGTTGTGCGCGTTGGCAACCGCTTGACCCATGGATATGTTGAGCATGTGACACCCCCAATCCAATCGGAAGCGGCCAACAAGACCTGGCAATACCTGGGCCTCTCGCCCGTAGCTGATGCCACGCTGACAGAGCTACTGTCCAATCCGAAGGTGACCGATGCCTTGTCCAGCCAGGCGAATGCCCAGCCCAAGCTGCTTGTGGCCTTCTCGGAACCCTTGACCGACTCTATAACTCAGTTTGAGGAAAACGGTGCCCTCCACGCACAGACCAAGGAGAAGCTGCTGGGAATCAGCAAGCCAGCGCTGCAAAGTCTCGTGACCCATGGCGTCATCTATGACAAAGTGCTGGGCATGCTCCAG GAGAAGAACCTGAACATCTCAAGGGATCCCAAGCTGGGCCCCATCGCCGAGTTTCGCAAGGAGTACGTGAACAATCCACAATTTAGGGCAGAGATCAACACCATCTGTCCCCCACCCATGACAGCGGTAACGCCTCTAAAATCCTCGCCAGCTACTCCCTTCAACTCCCCGCTGCCGCTCAAGAATCCGGTGCAGGCCAGATTCGGTGCCCAAATGCGACAGGACACGCCCATGCGACGCGTCAAGTTCGGCGGCGTCTCGACCATTGTCTACGACTGCGGTCTGCCGGCCAACATCGACTATGAGCGCGATCCAGTCTTTGCCCAGATAATACAAGCGGAGCCCCTAAAACAGGCGCTGCTAGAGGCGCGGGCCGGACGTCCTCCTCCGCCCGTAATCATTGCCAGCTCGAAAGCTGCCGTGGAGAGCCTAAGTCAGCTGCGTGGATTGTCGCCCACAACCAAGGGGCAGCTGCAGCAAGTCGGAGTAGACAGGAATATGCTCCATTCGGCGGTGGCCAATGGTCCGTACTATGACCGTCTCTTCCGCACCCTTCAGGACAAGGGAATTGAACACGACAAGTGCCAGTTGCTGCAGCCCATCAAGCAGGTGCACGACTGGCTGCTGAACGACGAGCAGCTCCTCGACGACATTGACAAGGTGTTCGCTGACATGGCCAATGCCAGTCGAGACATTGCCTACGCTAAGCCCTACGGGGAGTTGCCCACCTCGCAGAGCAGCGATTCCGGCTTCCATTCGAAGCCCTCGACCCCAGGCTATGGCAGCGATGATCTTACCCCCGGCCAGGGAAAATTCACCACCATTCCAGGCATCGAAGACATGAACATGTATCCCAACTGTGCGGGCATGCCGGAGCAGTTCCAGCAGCTGCGTCTGCAGGGCACCGAGCCAACAGCGAGAG AGCCCGTGCCCACCATCAACTGCGGCGATTGCAGTCAGCCCATTGGCTGCGGAGAGGTGGCCGTCAAGGCGGAACGTGCCGGCAAGGAGATTGCCTGGCATCCCGGCTGCTTTAAGTGTCACACCTGCCGCGAGCTGCTGGCCGACTTGGTCTACTTCTTCCACCAGGGACAGGTGTACTGTGGCCGCGACCTGGCCATCAAGCTGAAGATTCCACGCTGCAAGGCCTGCGACGAGCTGATCTTCACCAAGGAGTACACGGCCGCCGAGGGCGCCACGTACCACATAAAGCACTTCTGCTGCTACCAGTGCGACGAGCCGCTGGCCGGTCAGCAGTACATTCCCGACGAGAAGTCCAACATGCCGCTGTGTCTGCAGTGTTACGACAAGTTCTTTGCCGTCAATTGCAGGCAGTGTCAGCTGCCCATCGGTCCGGCGGACCAGGGTGTGGCCTGGGGCGACATCCACTGGCATGGTCAGTGCTTTGTCTGCGCTGGTGTCCAATGCTCGAAGTCGCTGATCGGTGGCCGATTCTGTGTCAAGCAGGACTTGCCCTTTTGCAGTCCCACCTGTGTACGCAGCCGGATTCCATGa
- the LOC108159011 gene encoding protein MTL1, with protein MKTIVLSPDDLQNFNKFIYDPKSAAQLAASAGAIGAAAAAAAAVHGQQPGGANTTTVQLVAGGGGLGNPTVVPVPTSTAQTSANNLMALHYYLKHPGIQQMPSATTVQHHQHQHQQQLLAQSQTQLKQLQLKQPTIHQHQQHISYHHPYYQQTQPQQQLQLQPQTQMSHSNPHVPLKSQQPPQTHLPVHALNQNSNFSAASSSTGGTASSHAPTQQSNGSSVSPTIIQRVTAVGGPNSSNIAAAANALLRATAAGNANTSSSSSSSSSSSSSASSSSSSASSSSSTNCAKKLKTEPALSQYNQTERLNFANTYIVWSEEHWRRVVFHDERRFNLDGPDGFSYYFHDLRNYERTLSQRPRGNSVYIYLMICVGGALHLEVSSAKLRPESCIEAVMRERPNIISKLGGSTEFVLQDHNWMSHALPTAQDLLNTKGLKTQKWPSIAHDLNIMENIWGWLIREVFDGGRKFSRKDDLIFRIKEAWSRLPLDLITNLYSTLPERITELYYTQGVYTNC; from the coding sequence ATGAAAACGATCGTGCTCAGTCCGGACGATCTGCAGAACTTCAACAAGTTCATCTATGACCCGAAGTCAGCCGCCCAGCTGGCCGCCAGCGCGGGGGCGATTggagcagcggcggcagcggcagctgccGTGCACGGCCAGCAGCCAGGAGGAGCGAACACCACCACAGTGCAGCTAGTGGCCGGCGGTGGTGGCCTTGGCAATCCCACAGTTGTTCCAGTCCCCACCAGCACAGCGCAGACCAGTGCCAATAACCTGATGGCTCTGCATTACTATCTGAAGCATCCGGGAATACAGCAGATGCCGAGCGCAACCACGGTCCAGCATCACCAAcatcagcaccagcagcagctgttgGCCCAGTCGCAGACACAGCTAAAGCAGCTGCAGTTGAAGCAGCCCACAatccaccagcaccagcagcacatCAGCTACCACCATCCGTACTACCAGCAGACgcagccccagcagcagctccagctgcagccacagacacagatGAGCCACAGCAATCCGCACGTGCCGCTGAAAAGTCAGCAACCGCCACAGACCCATCTGCCCGTGCATGCGCTGAACCAGAACTCCAACTTCTCAGCGGCCAGCTCCAGTACAGGAGGAACAGCTTCCAGTCATGCGCCCACACAGCAGTCGAACGGCTCCAGTGTATCACCCACCATCATCCAAAGGGTCACGGCAGTGGGCGGACCAAACAGCAGTAACATTGCGGCCGCTGCCAACGCGCTCCTGCGAGCCACGGCCGCCGGCAATGCCAACACCTCGTCCTCGTCATcgagctcctcctcctcttcctcgtcggCGTCGTCGAGCTCCTCGTCAGCCTCTTCTTCCAGCTCAACTAACTGCGCCAAGAAGCTGAAAACAGAGCCCGCCCTTTCGCAGTACAACCAGACGGAACGCCTCAACTTCGCCAACACGTACATCGTGTGGAGCGAGGAGCACTGGCGACGGGTGGTCTTCCACGACGAGCGGCGCTTTAACCTGGACGGACCCGACGGCTTCTCCTactactttcacgacttgcgGAACTACGAGCGCACTCTGTCGCAGCGGCCGCGCGGCAACTCTGTCTACATCTACCTGATGATCTGTGTGGGTGGGGCCCTCCATCTGGAGGTGTCGTCAGCCAAACTGCGTCCTGAGTCATGCATCGAGGCCGTTATGCGCGAGCGACCGAATATCATCAGCAAACTAGGTGGTAGCACAGAGTTTGTGCTGCAGGACCACAACTGGATGTCGCATGCACTGCCCACGGCCCAGGACCTGCTCAATACCAAGGGTCTCAAGACCCAGAAGTGGCCGTCCATTGCGCACGACCTCAACATTATGGAGAACATCTGGGGCTGGCTCATCCGAGAGGTGTTCGACGGCGGCCGGAAGTTCTCGCGCAAGGACGACTTGATATTCCGCATCAAGGAGGCGTGGTCCCGACTGCCGCTCGATCTGATCACCAACCTGTACAGCACCCTGCCGGAGCGCATCACGGAGCTGTACTACACACAAGGCGTCTACACGAATTGTTGA